The window GGCGGCGCTGGCGGCCGGGCTGCGGAGCGGGCCGTGCCTGGGACTGAGCGCTCCGCAGCTCGGGGTGCCGCTGAGGGTGTTCGCCGCAGAGCTGCTGCCCGCCCGCTGTGCCCGGTACCCGCCGGCGCTGCGCCGAGCGCACGGCATCGAGCCCTTCCCGCTCCGCGTCCTCGTCAACCCCGCGCTCCGCGTTCTCGACGCGCGCCTCGTCACCGGCCCCGAGGGCTGCGCCAGCATCCACGGCTTCTCCGCCTACGTCCCGCGGCACTGGGCCGTGCATGTCTCCGGTACGGACCGACCCGCACCTGCCCCTCCCTCACACGGTCCCCTTCTCTTACAGTCTCTCCCGGGttctcccaccccccccccgcccctcctTAAGTCTCTGCTGGGTTCCTGTTCTCTCACAGATACCCCCATCCTCTCACAAATCTCACCCACACACAGGTCCCCTGCTCTCACACAATCACCCTATTCTCTCACAGATCCTCTCACTCTCAAACGGgtccccccttttttcccctttaatcATCCCCCTCGACCCACCGCTACCCCGGCCACAGGCGTGGACGAGCTCGGGGTGCCGGTGAGCTGGGAGGCATCAGGCTGGGCTGCCCGGATCATCCAGCACGAGATGGACCACCTGGATGGGATCCTCTACGTCGACCGCATGGACCCCCGCACCTTCACCAACGTGAgctggatggagctgctggactGACCCCACTGTGCTCACATGCATTTGCCCTGACCCTGGTGAAAgaaccagcacagctctgggggctCCCACTCAGCTTTATTGCAGCCAATACAGACCTGTGGCCTCAGCATGGCTCTGGCCCTTCTTGCCCACGGGTCTTCatggggaggcagctggagtcAGCCCATACtcccctgggcacagggaattCCTCTGTGGGTCTCGGGACGACCTGCTGCCAAGGCTGTGCAGGGTAGGGGCAAAGGGGGATCCTCTCCTCTGGGGCTCGTGATCACAGTGTGGGCAGCAGTTGGGCACAGCAGAGGGGGcaccaggctggagctggggagagACAGGCTGAGGGGAGCCCAGGGACTGCACAGGAGGACATGGGGTGTGGGCTGGTGGGTATCATCAGCTGGTGGCTGCTACATCCAAGTAGCCCCTGCTGTAGGCACGAATCTCTATCTGAAATGGTTGGAGTGCAAGGAACCCCCAAGCCCCTTGGAACAGGCAGAGGCCTTGGCCCTGGGTTGTTAcattttggggggtgggggggctaGGCTGAGCCCCCTGATGTGGGCAGAACCCTTGGGGAGTAGCTGGGCACTGGCTGAAGCTCTcagattgtttttattttcatataaacaAGACAGAACCCAAAGCAGCATTAagttaaagaataaaaaaagagcaggaaga of the Cinclus cinclus chromosome 11, bCinCin1.1, whole genome shotgun sequence genome contains:
- the PDF gene encoding peptide deformylase, mitochondrial isoform X1 codes for the protein MAAALGRAAGRALPGSPPLRVRGCGHAAGWDRRERSYWRALRRRVLGPPVPPFAAPVQVGAPVLRGAAAAVSPEQLGGPELRRLAAALAAALAAGLRSGPCLGLSAPQLGVPLRVFAAELLPARCARYPPALRRAHGIEPFPLRVLVNPALRVLDARLVTGPEGCASIHGFSAYVPRHWAVHVSDPLTLKRVPPFFPFNHPPRPTATPATGVDELGVPVSWEASGWAARIIQHEMDHLDGILYVDRMDPRTFTNVSWMELLD
- the PDF gene encoding peptide deformylase, mitochondrial isoform X2, yielding MAAALGRAAGRALPGSPPLRVRGCGHAAGWDRRERSYWRALRRRVLGPPVPPFAAPVQVGAPVLRGAAAAVSPEQLGGPELRRLAAALAAALAAGLRSGPCLGLSAPQLGVPLRVFAAELLPARCARYPPALRRAHGIEPFPLRVLVNPALRVLDARLVTGPEGCASIHGFSAYVPRHWAVHVSGVDELGVPVSWEASGWAARIIQHEMDHLDGILYVDRMDPRTFTNVSWMELLD